The genomic DNA AACCTAAACGTGTATGGGTCTCTGCAAGAGCCCTTAAATCTGGTAAAGTTCAACGCGTTTGATTCCAGGAACTGTCTGACTCTATTCAGTTTAATGCAACACAACGCGTTACATCTGATATTTGAATAAGGACAGAAATAAAACACCAGGCTGAATTTCTTCAGCCCGGTGTTTTTTCTCTTCTTTTCTTTTTATTCCTGTTGCTCGCAGTCGCTTTTGGTTGTTCTTCTTTTTGAAATACGACCAAACACTTTCTAACGAAACCACTCACAAATTTCGGCATCGTAAATGTATAAACTCGCAATTCCCCACTCCTTTCAGGAATCTGAACTCCTTACCATTAAGCATATGCCTTCTCTAAAGGAGATAGTACAGACTTCTGTAGCGGGTTCGTTGCTAGTAAATTT from Sporosarcina sp. FSL K6-1522 includes the following:
- the spoVM gene encoding stage V sporulation protein SpoVM; the protein is MRVYTFTMPKFVSGFVRKCLVVFQKEEQPKATASNRNKKKRREKTPG